In Apium graveolens cultivar Ventura chromosome 10, ASM990537v1, whole genome shotgun sequence, the following are encoded in one genomic region:
- the LOC141689906 gene encoding uncharacterized protein LOC141689906 isoform X1 produces the protein MKDCLVSEMKQLDDNQLGLFAIDDGHMGHSVTHYLQLYLFNNILREIYVKLVLRHWSVLGSPYAPEYDISGIADPFLHIRLLRLLRVLGHGDTDASDCMNDILAQGLAYQLPVWDCRIPDSYHMEKCWIKAHK, from the exons ATGAAAGATTGTTTGGTTTCCGAAATGAAGCAATTGGATGACAATCAGTTGGGTTTATTCGCAATTGATGATGGTCATATGGGACATAGTGTTACACACTATTTGCAGTTGTACTTGTTTAACAATATATTGAGAGAG ATCTATGTGAAGCTAGTACTGAGGCATTGGAGTGTTTTAGGAAG TCCATATGCACCTGAATATGACATTTCTGGGATTGCAGACCCCTTTCTTCATATAAGATTACTCAGGCTTTTGCGTGTCTTAGGCCATGGAGACACTGATGCTAGTGATTGTATGAATGACATTCTTGCTCAG GGTTTAGCATATCAGCTGCCCGTCTGGGATTGCCGGATACCGGATTCATATCATATGGAGAAATGTTGGATCAAGGCTCACAAATAA
- the LOC141689906 gene encoding uncharacterized protein LOC141689906 isoform X2: protein MKDCLVSEMKQLDDNQLGLFAIDDGHMGHSVTHYLQLYLFNNILREIYVKLVLRHWSVLGSPYAPEYDISGIADPFLHIRLLRLLRVLGHGDTDASDCMNDILAQLSHVFTRV from the exons ATGAAAGATTGTTTGGTTTCCGAAATGAAGCAATTGGATGACAATCAGTTGGGTTTATTCGCAATTGATGATGGTCATATGGGACATAGTGTTACACACTATTTGCAGTTGTACTTGTTTAACAATATATTGAGAGAG ATCTATGTGAAGCTAGTACTGAGGCATTGGAGTGTTTTAGGAAG TCCATATGCACCTGAATATGACATTTCTGGGATTGCAGACCCCTTTCTTCATATAAGATTACTCAGGCTTTTGCGTGTCTTAGGCCATGGAGACACTGATGCTAGTGATTGTATGAATGACATTCTTGCTCAG CTTTCTCATGTTTTCACCAGGGTTTAG